A window of the Microcaecilia unicolor chromosome 5, aMicUni1.1, whole genome shotgun sequence genome harbors these coding sequences:
- the CCL17 gene encoding C-C motif chemokine 17 yields MNHLQTALLLILLLGTLTQPNMGRNSIECCTEYVRNRIRLTLLKSFYETPSDCPKKAVVFLTARKHICADPSMKWVRKAKVHIKKLQQKQ; encoded by the exons ATGAATCACCTGCAGACCGCTCTCTTGCTCATTCTCCTGCTGGGAACACTTACTCAGCCAAACA TGGGTCGTAACAGTATAGAATGTTGCACAGAGTATGTGAGAAACAGAATCCGTCTGACTTTGCTGAAGAGCTTCTATGAGACACCATCTGACTGTCCCAAAAAAGCTGTTGT GTTTTTAACTGCGCGTAAGCATATCTGTGCTGATCCAAGCATGAAGTGGGTACGAAAAGCCAAAGTTCATATCAAGAAACTACAACAAAAGCAATGA